In Dromiciops gliroides isolate mDroGli1 chromosome 4, mDroGli1.pri, whole genome shotgun sequence, one DNA window encodes the following:
- the LOC122756341 gene encoding gastricsin-like: MMKWLIIALVCLHFSEADKIIKVPLKRFKSMKHVMKEKGVLHDYLRNHKRDPATKYFNQFAVGYEPLDNYMDMSYYGEISIGTPPQNFLVLFDTGSSNLWVASTYCQSQACTNHPLFNPSESSTYSSNGQTFSLQYGTGSLTGVFGYDTVTIQGISITNQEFGLSETEPGTNFVYAQFDGILGLAYPAISSGGATTVMQGFLQENLLSAPVFAFYLSGNENSDNGGELVFGGVDSSIYTGDIYWSPVTEEAYWQIAINGFSIGGQSTGWCSEGCQAIVDTGTSLLTAPQQIFSELMQYIGAEEDENGDYLVSCSNIQSLPTISFNINGVNFPLPPSAYVLPGNSNYCEVGIMPTYLPSQNGQPLWILGDVFLRNYYSVYDLGNNRVGFANLA; encoded by the exons GGTCCCTCTGAAGAGGTTCAAGTCCATGAAGCATGTGATGAAGGAGAAAGGTGTGCTGCATGACTACCTGAGGAACCACAAACGGGACCCTGCCACCAAGTACTTCAACCAGTTTGCTGTTGGCTATGAACCTCTGGACAATTATATGGAT ATGTCTTACTATGGGGAGATCAGCATCGGGACCCCACCCCAGAACTTCCTGGTCCTCTTTGACACTGGCTCCTCCAACCTGTGGGTGGCCTCCACCTATTGCCAGAGCCAGGCCTGCA CCAATCACCCCCTGTTCAACCCCAGCGAGTCTTCCACCTACTCCAGCAATGGACAGACCTTCTCTCTTCAGTATGGAACAGGGAGCCTTACTGGAGTCTTTGGCTATGACACTGTGACC ATCCAGGGCATCTCCATCACCAACCAGGAGTTTGGCCTGAGTGAGACTGAGCCTGGCACCAACTTTGTGTATGCCCAGTTTGATGGGATCCTGGGCCTGGCCTATCCTGCCATCAGCTCTGGTGGGGCCACCACTGTGATGCAGGGCTTCCTGCAAGAGAACCTGCTCAGTGCCCCAGTCTTTGCCTTCTACCTTAGCGG GAATGAGAATTCTGACAATGGTGGTGAACTTGTTTTTGGGGGAGTGGACAGCAGCATATACACTGGAGACATCTACTGGTCCCCTGTCACTGAGGAAGCTTACTGGCAGATTGCCATTAATGG GTTCTCCATTGGAGGCCAGTCCACTGGCTGGTGCTCTGAAGGTTGCCAGGCTATTGTGGACACTGGCACTTCCCTCCTCACTGCCCCCCAGCAGATCTTCTCTGAGCTGATGCAGTACATTGGAGCTGAGGAGGATGAAAATGGAGAT TACTTGGTCAGTTGCAGCAACATCCAGAGCTTGCCCACCATCTCCTTCAACATCAATGGTGTgaacttccctcttcctccctctgcctATGTGCTGCCG GGCAACAGCAATTACTGTGAGGTGGGGATCATGCCCACTTACCTGCCCTCCCAGAATGGCCAGCCTCTCTGGATCCTTGGGGATGTTTTCCTCAGGAACTACTACTCTGTCTACGACCTTGGCAACAACAGGGTGGGCTTTGCCAACCTAGCCTAA
- the LOC122756338 gene encoding gastricsin-like yields the protein MMKWLIIALVCLHFSEADKIIKVPLKRFKSMKHVMKEKGVLHDYLRNHKRDPATKYFNQFAVGYEPLDNYMDMSYYGEISIGTPPQNFLVLFDTGSSNLWVASTYCQSQACTNHPLFNPSESSTYSSNGQTFSLQYGTGSLTGVFGYDTVTIQGISITNQEFGLSETEPGTNFVYAQFDGILGLAYPAISSGGATTVMQGFLQENLLSAPVFAFYLSGNENSDNGGELVFGGVDSSIYTGDIYWSPVTEEAYWQIAINGFSIGGQSTGWCSEGCQAIVDTGTSLLTAPQQIFSELMQYIGAEEDENGDYLVSCSNIQSLPTITFNINGVNFPLPPSAYVLPGNSNYCEVGIMPTYLPSQNGQPLWILGDVFLRNYYSVYDLGNNRVGFANLA from the exons aTGATGAAGTGGCTAATTATTGCTCTTGTCTGCCTCCACTTTTCAGAGGCAGACAAGATAATCAA GGTCCCTCTGAAGAGGTTCAAGTCCATGAAGCATGTGATGAAGGAGAAAGGTGTGCTGCATGACTACCTGAGGAACCACAAACGGGACCCTGCCACCAAGTACTTCAACCAGTTTGCTGTTGGCTATGAACCTCTGGACAATTATATGGAT ATGTCCTACTATGGGGAGATCAGCATCGGGACCCCACCCCAGAACTTCCTGGTCCTCTTTGACACTGGCTCCTCCAACCTGTGGGTGGCCTCCACCTATTGCCAGAGCCAGGCCTGCA CCAATCACCCCCTGTTCAACCCCAGCGAGTCTTCCACCTACTCCAGCAATGGACAGACCTTCTCTCTTCAGTATGGAACAGGGAGCCTTACTGGAGTCTTTGGCTATGACACTGTGACC ATCCAGGGCATCTCCATCACCAACCAGGAGTTTGGCCTGAGTGAGACTGAGCCTGGCACCAACTTTGTGTATGCCCAGTTTGATGGGATCCTGGGCCTGGCCTATCCTGCCATCAGCTCTGGTGGGGCCACCACTGTGATGCAGGGCTTCCTGCAAGAGAACCTGCTCAGTGCCCCAGTCTTTGCCTTCTACCTTAGCGG GAATGAGAATTCTGACAATGGTGGTGAACTTGTTTTTGGGGGAGTGGACAGCAGCATATACACTGGAGACATCTACTGGTCCCCTGTCACTGAGGAAGCTTACTGGCAGATTGCCATTAATGG GTTCTCCATTGGAGGCCAGTCCACTGGCTGGTGCTCTGAAGGTTGCCAGGCTATTGTGGACACTGGCACTTCCCTCCTCACTGCCCCCCAGCAGATCTTCTCTGAGCTGATGCAGTACATTGGAGCTGAGGAGGATGAAAATGGAGAT TACTTGGTGAGTTGCAGCAATATCCAGAGCCTGCCCACTATCACCTTCAACATCAATGGTGTaaacttccctcttcctccctctgcttATGTGCTTCCG GGCAACAGCAATTACTGTGAGGTGGGGATCATGCCCACTTACCTGCCCTCCCAGAATGGCCAGCCTCTCTGGATCCTTGGGGATGTTTTCCTCAGGAACTACTACTCTGTCTACGACCTTGGCAACAACAGGGTGGGCTTTGCCAACCTAGCCTAA